The DNA segment TGCCGATCCTGTATCCGGGACCGCCAAGGTGGACTACTAACATGCCCTTTTTAGGTTTTCCTTTCTCAATATGAACGTCGATTACGCCTCCAACACCGCCCACCCACATGATAGGCTTGATCCATGACCGATCTTCGGATTCGTAAGTACGGGTAACTCCGCCAATAACAGGAGTGCCTATACAATTTCCATATGCGCTTGTTCCGTTACTGGCTCCAATCATTATTTCCAGACCCGTTGCCAGATTCTCCGGATGGATCCAATATCTTTTTTCCCACGGAAGGATATAGTTAGGAATAAACAAAGATCCGCTGCAATATCCTGCAAACACTGCGCCTGCTATACCTCCTCGTCCCGCGCCAACTTTCTTGTCGCGTATCATGCCGCCGATTCCGGTTTCTGCTCCAAAGAACGGTGCAATGCCGGTCGGGTAATTATGCGTTTCCGCAGTCACTACCTGATGACAAAGCTGAATAAACGGCGAGAATGAACTCACGGTTGTGGGATCGATCGGAAGCAATGTTCTGACTTTTCCTCCGCGGATCACTGAACCCTTGAAGGCAACAACTGCATTTCCCGGATTTCTTTTCCATGGCGCCTTTATCGCATCCATAAGGCTATGCCCAAGCGGCATTCCATCGATGCTTATCTCGCCGTTGAAAAGATTGTGGCGCGCGTGTTCGGAAAATGTTCCCGCGGCCAATTGGAATAATTCCACGTCCGTGGGGTCCCGATGCAGGACATTGACGAACAGGTTATAGCACATCGTGATATCCTGTTCATCCATTCCGAGCCCGAGTTCGATGTTTATGGCAACCAATTCCTTGATCCCTTTTTCGATCAAAGGAATGATCCTTACCGGAGCCGGCTTTAAACCCGACTCAAAACTTTCCAAAGGCTTCGGATATCTCGCCTGGGTCATCCTGTCATAGAACATCGCCAGGAATTTTTCTTCTTCCTCGCCGGTCATTCTGACAGGAATGCCGAGGCGCGTTGAATATTCCAGGCGCGTCACCTTTTCCAGGGTGCAATCGCGGCATATATTGACCGCTCTTGTGGACCATGCTGTTTCGAAGTTCAGCCTCGGGCCCGCTTCCAGCACAGTGGGACATTCCGAAACGAATGACTCTCGGCTGAAATTAAACGGCTCATATGTCGCTCCAAGAATGTATTCCAGGACTCCTGTCTCTTTTTTGCTGAGCGGAGCTTTTGTTTCAACATAGAAACACCACTCCGTCATCATTTTCTTAAGGTCCCAGGCCGGTCTTTTCGATCCGTCCAATAGGATCTGGCCTATCTTGCCGGGATCAAAGAACCTCCTGTAAAATTTCTGTATCAATCTTTCATCCTCCTTTTGTTTAAAGATCAACCGGACCTTCCGATCCAGTCATAGCACAATACTAGAGTAAACCGGGATAAAAATCAACATCAAAAAAGATCGGACCGGAAACGCCGGCCGATCCCTGCAGAGATCGGATAAACCGCATTCTTTATCACTTTTTGATATAGATCCTCTCCGAAACCTTATTGAAATGCCAGTTCTCTTTCCATCCCAGATCCTCCAGGCCCGCATCATATTTTTCTGATCCGAGCGAAATAGCTTTTTTCAATTTCACCAGTATCGTATAGGTGCTGAGATCGGGATAATCCGCTTTATTGATCCCTGCGTTTATCCCGACAAATGTATCCCTGTATTCAAACGCCAGACTCACCGCTTCCAGTTTGCCCTTGATAATAAAAGACAGCATATGGAACTCCAGATCCAGTTCCAGAAGATCGCGGAATATCTCCCTTCGATGCGGTTTTAAAAACGAGCATTGTGCGCCGAACATTTTTATATTCAGATCCATCATCGACTCAATATCTTCAAATCTATTTTCCATTATTTCAATACCCATCGAATCGACCGCGTCATATCTTTTTTTGATCTTTTTGATCTGCCTGGCCTTGAATATCTTTTCGAGATATTCATCAAGCGTCTTTATCCCGCTGAAGTCAGCAATATATTTATGCTCAAGAACATCCAGGGACTTTGTGAAAGGATCCTCTCCGATAATATCTTCAAGCCTTGCAGGCTTGTCCAGCATTCCATAAAATTTGGAAATGTAGCTGTCATATCCGTTCTTTATGAAGATCCGGTTGTCTTCCATAAAGCATCCGCCGAAAAATTCGTAATATTTTTTTTCGGTATTATACTGGAGCGGCATGAGTCCGATGGGCGTTCCATCCAGGCTTGCTACATAAAAACTCAGCGGGAAAGCGAAATATTTATAAAAACAATACCGGAAATCCCAGTTGTCATAGATATTTTTTCCATCGCTAAATTCATTCCAAATGTCTTTGGCTTTTTGGATGTCGCTTATGCACTCGAATTGTAAAACTCTGTTTTCTGTCATGAGCTTAGATTATACCCGCCTGTAAATGATAATAGGGCGGCCTGTTCTTGTATCTGCGGATCGCCATTCTTATTATTTCTTCGATGAAATCTCCATATTCCAGTCCAGTGAGCATGGCAACGCTTGGAACGCAGTCCTTGATGTTGATCGAAGGATTCGGATTTAATTCAAGAACATAGGGATTATTATTCTCATCAACGCGTATCTCCACTCTTCCATAGTCATGGCAATCGAGAATGTTGTATGTGTCGAGCGCGATTTCGCTGATCAGAGTTTCGAGCTTCTTGCTTATATCCTTGGGCGGTCTTTGAACGACTATGCTCTTATAGATTGGATCACCCGTCCACTTTGCTGCAAAGGGATAGATGTGCCAGTATCCTTTCGGCATTTTGTGGAAAAGAGATCTCGAAAGAGGAAGGACTTTCAGGTCGTCCTCCTCGCTTCCGAGAATTGAAACGTCATATTCATCCCCTTCTATGAATTCTTCTATGAGGGCGGGGCGCCCGATTTCAACCAGGATCTTTTTCAGCTCCCTGTCCAATTCTTCCCGATTCATGACCACGGAATCATTCGTGATCCCTATCGAATTGTCCGCATTGGCCGGTTTCACGATAAGCGGATAATCAAAATCGTCCCTGAGCTTGTCAGTCATCTTGAACATATAGTCCCATTTCGGGGTCGGGATCTTGTGATAGTTGAGAAGCTTCTTGACCCTTATTTTGTCGATGCAAAGCCCGAGAGTAAAAGGATTCGATCCTGTGTAGGGGATCTGCAATGTGTCGAGGATCGACGCTGCATGAGGCTCAAGAAGGCTGGAATTGTTTATCCTCTCACAAACGTTGAAAACAAGATCAACCTCGCTTCTTCTAAGGTCGTTGAAGGCCTTCGGAAGGTTGTTGAAGTCAAAAAAACTCACCCTATATTCACGCTCTTTCAGCACCTTCTCGATATTCAATCCGACCGCCGTGAGCTCATTTTCGACAAGCAACCCATTGGACTTCTTGTCGTATGCATTACACGCTATGCCAAT comes from the Candidatus Paceibacterota bacterium genome and includes:
- a CDS encoding GNAT family N-acetyltransferase, which produces MTENRVLQFECISDIQKAKDIWNEFSDGKNIYDNWDFRYCFYKYFAFPLSFYVASLDGTPIGLMPLQYNTEKKYYEFFGGCFMEDNRIFIKNGYDSYISKFYGMLDKPARLEDIIGEDPFTKSLDVLEHKYIADFSGIKTLDEYLEKIFKARQIKKIKKRYDAVDSMGIEIMENRFEDIESMMDLNIKMFGAQCSFLKPHRREIFRDLLELDLEFHMLSFIIKGKLEAVSLAFEYRDTFVGINAGINKADYPDLSTYTILVKLKKAISLGSEKYDAGLEDLGWKENWHFNKVSERIYIKK